The Ooceraea biroi isolate clonal line C1 chromosome 11, Obir_v5.4, whole genome shotgun sequence genome includes a region encoding these proteins:
- the LOC105280603 gene encoding calcineurin-binding protein cabin-1 produces the protein MIKISALNEESSEESEEEDVPTITKEAQEQIALTEYNKALEFLKENKREEALVIFKDLLETELLDEVEKPEVPDGRSRPMLSLKYSCFKNIGAIQAACENYEDAVENYWEAANLDDSDVTLWYRIGTLAMKISNLELACSSFKQGLKCNSNHWPCLDNLITALYAVPDYMNCLLYISIALEKDPNYVKGLAFRDRIFKDIPCMEECYKLYNSDWQLDPPLYKEYDHMLGDKLLAEAKEVSAKWAEVCKAEFTPKPLPELALRMPLTNYTWLSLGESLLDMHRCITENDFNFVSRIVLSIRKPDDQTAAATNECEIEDNVMEIEQQNLQQDPVSNRVNDISKSVKIETEDCEMSDDNQAFNITSDIMMEVEMEDDKKSCSTDVQIIEDEDQLRMSDTDGVQCEEQTETKNVESEMHSEADTNADKLESDKVADDICSMDNGAPNEKSSDKESDKSSDKTSEKGAEKTSDATNKTDDKPHSEKSDGKEEGQKIKKRRRSALCFLQQWAWSCSSSMRRSARVRGTNRREAERDDVQLEETLRRLFPSTLLPDTIRLTKDDVTKNIDDSMDTMDMYQLFANQENNSNNMETLKSSESSKSPSPDTNQQQKYFGTEAETTDVDAFINQYSSKSNLMIIIAKFVEFLSTKWNQEWPKGISEIYIQAYIFMRQHIPHLSPFDDDVDDKVLKLDAEMTLLFGELHTDRWLDNKPDGKQTSPSPTLDKLGTGIPAEELGHIIFTSVRQDLLNEDNLYILLRILWLKANIFLCQGDVDIVIETLELLLSRLQEMENKSLNPCVMLPNCKINSQINVKLVKKRLTSIQRGQKLGEIQHLYDEKKYAELSYILQDTFKFAKQRHKLLVTNENIVDRVRQLTMLLDSLWKLQQYEECYVWAEACLNESWQNYLNSSDEAEQKKWTSSVVMTLDKLEVCTNEVSVFIVKYLPEPRLTRLVQNLVHIVCHQLDVPENAVEMPLETVLPWILLHYILQYEEDKERAKTESHYKNRSHSSHNSESDDEDDGIPPSIMILFTAHEFIGRHSWCCFNEAKLLFFTMNLIIPQLETPQYASIKNKLTKYLEQIFFCLYSHPNRVNKTRPKHLQDHGVPQMELTWEGAQLLFDFYKPKQLPNFQSPRILSVSMDTEMLFKRVIRLVPQESDPNQIVDEMTAYIIGAREKMPSVTKPLPHSISTIYYLLGDFYFKNNKWEHACRYYLLDLCLYPRGLNSWTGLAMATGSIAENWLNSYRPIGKDKFLNKAKLAQSSYQHAIELAPGHSVIWTEYGNFVYMVHSFCSRLLKQETDTLSMERFEILETRKEEMLQIADQCFESANRICQTIEEPSIQHDERWLYQYMLGKVAEKKNQDPPVFLEHYAKASELLYENNAQYPRRISHKSPQNLAIEALEVHYRIHASILKYLEQHEGKPLKKSLGQLFHWHLKNCSEGPFMKYQSKLNEEKKKEENVDTEKCTSKELDGAMDVDKNIMAICQRSNSIEEIEIVDKSSKASDVKCTEPGKAESRKRYPDELSYDNTKRIKLSNVSHLQLMQDVVALIDDLITKVCDMVSQKEKINDDVMIVSSDESNESRLQKKKLENKGIDKVKPQTKVEESKKASMNILTVDAERKTDNVQDLMDALMKQAMEISQETQQSSADDEDTRKFEGKWLQNEDLQSTEKDNKDKMGEKRKAQTSANEEMTLSRRGSQESTTTTQTTTTTTETNNSSSSSSEESSSSDDSSDSDSSSDSDSESADSDADKKKKTSDGADGEQQMPEEEVATLIAYCLAGLEQCILRFAEHHKSFYRLSHFYFNNKKAKDTVKCKDLLLRTYSCKFYPGQSFQGLFAERRSTNFFNGVWHIPVNEIDRPGSFASHMSKCVTLLMQVLKESNDSRMLMQLCIQLGKIPDSDKKYLRDSEREQLSRQALTLCQQSLRSRVQAMGSASMIDSVHLIRTDARTQVLLDVYETYQLVQKNFQGKESTIQTFATLLTDTYKMYIGNKNLEGNILEIAIKCCQRQIQANKIASISSSNSCHMQAQVASTISAPTPQVPVNSTSPQASQNRKPHKNVTTMGRPRGRPPNINKYLPHTLQQGGNMMNQFSKGNFASYLNTSGPNRSMMNPYFINPIADANMLSAILTSGLGSNMMDPISAMSYLNQMGSYQNIFRQYQSNFSLSNLTGGLSNSGTTMTGINSISTMSTSSSNVSASNNIGNLGALNNMTVKQLLNLSNSTASTSRPTPMYHQTANKTSSSTMSMTKDRPNISITPVTTSMSQQPHHKTKLSKQPNSQTESTLPVHIPKSLQISPTKPVLHSTPSTAAQVSLLKPSVIQQVKTSPPKQMNVPPQIRVSKSLTEPQPAHNPALSHSPLKTSGSSAANPTSIPQIAHTSIGAPVAMKQQQTLPMSLPSVSRSGTSLQHKLLSKKNSQRPYSHANVQSHSMRKAKATGKTAAIPVSMSGNFPTNLLNAIPSGNSGTMSQPPFIPPELSGISVSAVGPQSGTIKSAAASTKYHNYKKSISKPKPTATAATAAIDMPSSSLAASFPQSNSVEALSMLSQLQQHSHLEIIPQQKAPLKPNIDYSKSLSSSVNVMPQKVSETLRSSTATECMPMYDMSRNKPANIPSKKAQEKLANDSVEIITLDD, from the exons atgataaaaatatcagcaTTAAACGAGGAGTCGAGCGAGGAAAGCGAGGAGGAGGATGTACCGACGATCACGAAGGAGGCGCAG GAACAAATAGCGCTGACAGAATACAATAAAGCCTTAGAGTTTTTGAAGGAGAATAAGCGAGAGGAAGCGCTGGTTATTTTTAAGGATCTCTTAGAGACTGAATTGTTAGACGAGGTAGAGAAGCCCGAGGTACCGGATGGTAGATCGAGACCAATGTTATCCTTGAAATATTCCTGTTTCAAGAACATTGGTGCCATTCAAGCAGCTTGCGAAAATTACGAGGACGCTGTGGAAAATTATTGGGAGGCTGCGAATCTGGATGATTCCGATGTGACATTGTGGTATCGGATTGGCACATTGGCCATGAAGATTTCTAACTTAGAATTAGCCTGTTCATCCTTCAAGCAAGGCTTAAAATGCAATTCCAATCATTGGCCATGCTTGGACAATTTAATAACTGCCTTATACGCCGTTCCTGATTACATGAACtgtctattatatatttctatagcaTTGGAGAAGGATCCTAACTACGTGAAGGGTCTGGCTTTTCGTGATAggatatttaaagatattcCATGCATGGAAGAATGTTACAAGCTATACAATAGTGATTGGCAGTTGGATCCACCTCTATACAAAGAGTATGATCATATGTTAGGTGACAAATTATTGGCGGAAGCGAAAGAGGTGTCTGCAAAGTGGGCAGAAGTTTGTAAAGCAGAGTTCACACCAAAACCATTGCCAGAATTGGCTTTAAGGATGCCTTTAACAAATTACACGTGGCTATCTCTCGGAGAAAGCTTGTTAGACATGCATAGGTGCATTActgaaaatgattttaattttgtcaGTAGAATCGTACTATCAATACGAAAGCCTGACGATCAGACTGCAGCAGCGACTAACGAGTGTGAGATTGAGGACAACGTTATGGAAATAGAACAGCAGAATCTACAGCAGGATCCAGTTTCAAACAGAGTAAATGATATTAGTAAATCCGTGAAAATTGAGACAGAGGATTGCGAGATGTCTGATGACAATCAGGCATTCAATATAACTTCCGATATCATGATGGAAGTCGAAATGGAGGATGACAAAAAATCTTGTTCAACCGACGTGCAAATAATCGAGGACGAAGATCAGTTGAGGATGTCTGATACCGACGGGGTACAATGCGAGGAACAAACTGAAACAAAGAACGTCGAGTCCGAGATGCATTCGGAAGCGGACACGAATGCCGACAAGTTGGAGAGTGATAAGGTTGCAGATGACATTTGTAGCATGGATAATGGAGCACCCAATGAAAAATCCAGCGACAAAGAGAGTGACAAATCGAGTGACAAGACCTCTGAGAAAGGTGCCGAAAAAACGAGCGATGCGACAAATAAGACGGATGATAAACCTCATTCTGAAAAAAGTGATGGCAAAGAAGAGGGACAGAAGATCAAGAAGAGGCGCAGGAGTGCATTATGCTTCTTACAGCAGTGGGCCTGGagctgcagcagcagcatgaGACGATCCGCAAGGGTTAGAGGTACTAACAGGAGGGAAGCAGAGAGGGATGATGTTCAGTTAGAAGAAACGCTTAGAAGATTGTTTCCTAGTACTCTGTT ACCTGATACAATAAGATTGACTAAAGATGATGTTACAAAAAATATCGACGATTCTATGGACACCATGGACATGTATCAGCTATTTGCAAATCAAGAGAATAACAGTAACAACATGGAGACTCTTAAAAGTTCGGAAAGTTCCAAGTCACCCAGTCCCGATACAAA TCAGCAACAGAAATATTTTGGGACAGAAGCAGAAACCACTGATGTGGATGCATTTATAAACCAGTACAGTAGCAAAAgcaatttaatgataattatcgcAAAATTTGTAGAATTTTTATCTACTAAATGGAACCAGGAATGGCCGAAAGGAATATcggaaatttatatacaagCTTACATTTTTATGAG GCAACATATTCCACATCTATCACCATTTGATGATGATGTCGATGATAAAGTTCTAAAATTAGATGCAGAAATGACATTATTATTTGGTGAGCTTCATACAGATAGATGGCTAGATAATAAACCAGATGGTAAACAAACTTCGCCCAGCCCAAC GCTAGACAAACTTGGCACTGGGATACCAGCAGAAGAGTTGggacatataatatttacaagcGTTAGGCAGGATCTCTTAAATGAGGAcaatttgtacattttattaagaattttgtGGCTCAAAGCTAACATCTTTTTGTGCCAAGGTGATGTAGACATTGTCATCGAGACATTAGAGCTG TTATTGAGTCGTCTACAGGAAATGGAGAATAAAAGCTTAAATCCATGTGTCATGCTACCAAATTGTAAGATTAATTCTCAAATCAATGTCAAGCTCGTAAAAAAAAGGCTTACGTCGATTCAGAG GGGTCAAAAGTTAGGTGAAATCCAACATCTGTacgatgaaaagaaatatgcagaATTGTCCTATATACTGCAAGATACTTTTAAATTTGCCAAACAGAGGCACAAATTGTTAGTGACTAATGAAAACATTGTTGACAGAGTGCGTCAATTAACCATGTTACTTGATAGCTTATGGAAACTTCAACAATACGag GAATGTTACGTCTGGGCAGAAGCTTGTCTCAATGAGTCATGGCAAAACTACTTGAATTCCTCTGATGAAGCAGAGCAGAAGAAGTGGACGAGTTCCGTTGTAATGACGCTCGACAAATTAGAGGTTTGCACGAACGAAGTTAGCGTATTTATTG TGAAATATCTACCGGAACCTCGTCTAACGAGATTGGTGCAGAATTTAGTTCATATCGTTTGTCATCAATTGGACGTACCGGAGAATGCTGTAGAGATGCCACTAGAGACTGTTCTACCGTGgattttattacactatatTCTACAATA TGAAGAAGATAAGGAGAGAGCAAAAACTGAATCCCATTACAAAAATCGATCGCATAGCTCTCACAATTCCGAGTCAGACGACGAGGATGATGGCATCCCACCATCCATCATGATTCTGTTTACTGCCCACGAGTTTATCGGTAGACATTCTTGGTGCTGTTTCAATGAGGCGAAACTCCTGTTCTTTACCATGAATCTTATCATACCGCAACTTGAGACTCCTCAGTACGCTTCTATCAAGAACAAGCTCACGAAATATCTCGAACAGATATTCTTCTGTCTGTACAGTCATCCGAATCGGGTGAATAAAACGCGGCCGAAGCATCTTCAGGATCACGGGGTGCCGCAGATGGAATTAACTTGGGAAGGGGCACAATTGCTGTTCGACTTTTACAAACCGAAGCAGTTGCCAAATTTCCAATCTCCCAGAATTCTTTCTGTCAGCATGGACACGGAAATGTTGTTCAAGAGAGTAATACGATTGGTTCCGCAAGAGAGCGATCCGAACCAGATAGTGGACGAGATGACGGCGTACATAATCGGTGCGAGGGAAAAGATGCCGAGTGTGACGAAGCCGCTGCCGCATTCGATATCTACCATTTACTACTTGCTgggcgatttttattttaagaataacaAGTGGGAACACGCGTGTCGATATTATCTGCTGGATCTCTGCCTTTACCCGAGGGGATTAAATTCGTGGACAGGTTTAGCTATGGCAACAGGCAGCATTGCAGAAAATTGGTTGAACAGTTATAGACCTAT CGGAAAAGATAAATTCCTTAATAAAGCAAAACTGGCACAGTCGAGTTATCAACATGCTATCGAGTTGGCGCCTGGTCATTCTGTAATTTGGACGGAATATGGAAATTTCGTTTACATGGTTCATTCATTTTGTTCGCGACTGCTCAAACAAGAGACCGACACGTTAAGCATGGAGAGATTCGAAATTTTGGAAACCAGGAAAGAGGAGATGCTGCAGATTGCGGATCAGTGCTTCGAATCGGCTAATCGAATATGCCAGACTATCGAGGAACCGTCTATACAGCACGATGAGAGATGGCTTTATCAATATATGCTTGGTAAAGTTGCGGAAAAGAAGAATCAAGATCCTCCTGTATTCTTGGAACATTATGCTAAG GCTAGTGAATTATTATACGAGAATAACGCTCAATATCCACGTAGAATAAGTCACAAGAGTCCACAGAATTTAGCTATAGAGGCACTAGAGGTTCACTATCGCATTCATGCGAGTATATTAAAGTATTTGGAGCAACATGAGGGAAAACCATTGAAGAAATCATTGGGCCAATTGTTTCATTGGCATCTTAAAAATTGCTCCGAAGGCCCTTTCATGAAGTATCAGTCTAAACTTaacgaagagaagaaaaaagaagaaaacgtcGATACGGAAAAATGCACGTCCAAGGAACTTGATGGCGCAATGGACgtggataaaaatattatggcGATATGTCAACGCTCAAATAGTATCGAAGAAATAGAGATCGTAGATAAATCAAGCAAGGCTTCGGACGTTAAATGTACGGAGCCAGGGAAAGCGGAAAGTCGCAAGAGATATCCCGATGAATTATCGTACGACAATacaaagagaataaaattaagtaaCGTTTCGCATTTACAATTAATGCAAGACGTTGTAGCTTTAATAGATGACTTAATTACTAAAGTTTGCGACATGGTATCGCAAAAGGAGAAAATAAACGATGACGTGATGATCGTATCCAGTGACGAGAGTAACGAATCAAGATTACAGAAGAAGAAGCTAGAGAACAAGGGTATTGACAAAGTAAAGCCGCAAACAAAAGTGGAAGAGAGCAAGAAAGCTTCGATGAACATATTGACGGTTGATGCCGAACGGAAGACCGACAATGTGCAGGATTTAATGGATGCTCTCATGAAACAGGCAATGGAAATTAGCCAAGAGACTCAACAGTCATCGGCCGATGACGAGGATACCAGAAAATTTGAGGGCAAATGGTTGCAAAACGAAGATTTGCAATCTACC GAGAAAGATAATAAGGATAAGAtgggagagaaaagaaaagcacAAACCAGTGCAAATGAAGAGATGACTTTAAGCAGACGGGGTTCTCAAGAGAGCACGACAACTACGCAAACTACAACCACAACTACGGAGACAAATAATTCAAGTTCTAGCAGTAGCGAGGAATCCAGCAGCAGCGATGACAGTTCTGATAGTGACAGCTCTAGCGACAGTGACAGCGAATCCGCCGACAGCGACGCggataagaagaaaaagactTCCGATGGCGCAGACGGTG AGCAGCAAATGCCGGAAGAAGAAGTGGCAACGCTAATTGCATATTGTTTAGCTGGTTTGGAACAGTGCATATTAAGATTCGCGGAACATCACAAGTCTTTTTATAGACTCTCacatttttactttaataacaAGAAGGCGAAAGATACCGTAAAATGCAAGGATCTTTTATTACGGACATATAGTTGCAAATTCTATCCTGGACAAAGTTTTCAAGGGCTTTTCGCTGAGAGGAGAAgtactaatttttttaat GGAGTGTGGCACATACCAGTAAATGAAATTGACAGACCTGGAAGTTTTGCCTCACACATGTCGAAATGCGTGACATTGCTTATGCAAGTGTTAAAAGAGAGTAACGATAGTAGAATGTTAATGCAATTGTGCATACAGCTTGGGAAGATTCCGGATTCAGATAA AAAATACTTACGTGATTCCGAAAGAGAACAGTTATCCCGACAAGCTCTGACACTGTGCCAGCAATCTCTCAGAAGCAGGGTTCAAGCGATGGGTTCAGCAAGCATGATCGACAGCGTTCACCTTATAAGAACAGACGCCAGAACGCAAGTGCTTCTTGATGTATACGAAACGTATCAGCTTGTTCAGAAAAACTTCCAGGGTAAAGAATCGACGATACAAACGTTCGCAACATTATTGACGGACACgtacaaaatgtatattggaaataaa AACTTGGAAGGAAATATCTTAGAGATCGCTATTAAATGTTGTCAACGGCAAATACaagcaaataaaattgcatcgaTCAGCAGTAGCAATAGTTGTCACATGCAAGCACAAGTCGCCTCTACTATTtcg GCACCCACACCGCAAGTACCGGTGAACTCAACGTCTCCGCAAGCTTCGCAGAATCGGAAACCTCATAAAAATGTAACGACCATGGGACGGCCAAGAGGGCGTCCAccaaatattaacaaatactTGCCACATACCTTACAACAGGGTGGTAATATGATGAATCAGTTTAGCAAGGGTAATTTTGCGAGTTACTTGAATACGTCCGGTCCGAATCGCTCTATGATGAACCCTTACTTCATAAATCCCATAGCCGATGCAAACATGTTGTCGGCTATACTGACCAGCGGGCTAGGTAGCAATATGATGGATCCTATCTCCGCTATGAGTTACTTAAATCAAATGGGAAGCTACCAGAACATTTTTAGACAATATCAAAGTAACTTTTCATTGAGTAATCTCACTGGTGGTTTAAGTAATTCTGGCACCACCATGACCGGCATCAATAGTATCTCGACAATGAGTACATCCAGCTCCAACGTTAGCGCTTCGAACAATATCGGTAATTTAGGTGCTTTGAATAACATGACGGTGAAGCAATTGTTGAACCTAAGTAACTCCACGGCGTCAACCTCGCGACCCACGCCCATGTATCATCAAACGGCGAACAAGACGAGCAGCTCGACCATGTCGATGACGAAGGATCGACCCAACATATCCATAACACCAGTGACTACTTCGATGAGCCAGCAACCTCATCACAAGACGAAGCTCAGTAAACAGCCGAACTCGCAGACCGAATCGACGTTACCCGTTCACATCCCCAAATCGCTCCAAATATCGCCAACGAAGCCGGTGTTACATTCAACGCCCAGCACGGCGGCGCAAGTGTCTCTGCTCAAGCCATCCGTTATTCAGCAAGTGAAGACCAGCCCACCGAAGCAGATGAATGTACCACCACAGATACGCGTTTCGAAATCACTGACCGAGCCACAACCCGCGCACAATCCCGCGTTGTCGCATTCACCGTTGAAAACCAGTGGTAGTAGCGCCGCAAATCCAACCAGCATACCGCAGATCGCTCATACGTCTATCGGCGCCCCAGTGGCCATGAAGCAGCAGCAGACCCTGCCTATGAGCTTGCCTAGCGTATCGCGATCTGGAACATCGTTGCAGCACAAGCTGCTCTCGAAGAAGAATTCTCAGCGACCTTATTCGCATGCGAACGTGCAGAGTCATTCCATGAGAAAAGCAAAGGCAACGGGCAAAACAGCGGCGATACCGGTATCGATGTCTGGTAACTTTCCAACGAACCTACTGAACGCGATACCATCGGGCAACTCGGGTACGATGTCGCAACCGCCTTTTATACCGCCAGAGTTGAGCGGCATCTCGGTAAGCGCGGTTGGCCCGCAGTCTGGTACTATCAAGAGCGCCGCTGCGAGCACCAAATATCACAATTACAAGAAATCTATCAGTAAGCCGAAACCGACGGCAACAGCGGCGACGGCAGCGATCGACATGCCGTCAAGCTCGCTTGCCGCTTCGTTCCCGCAAAGCAACTCGGTTGAGGCGCTCTCGATGCTCTCACAATTGCAACAACATTCTCACTTGGAGATAATACCGCAGCAAAAGGCGCCTTTGAAGCCCAATATAGATTATTCGAAAAGTTTGTCGTCCTCCGTGAACGTAATGCCGCAAAAGGTTTCGGAGACTTTAAGGTCCTCGACGGCCACCGAATGTATGCCTATGTACGACATGTCGAGGAATAAGCCCGCTAATATTCCTAGTAAGAAAGCACAGGAAAAACTCGCTAACGACAGCGTCGAAATTATTACGTTGGATGATTAG
- the LOC105280610 gene encoding inosine-uridine preferring nucleoside hydrolase gives MAIIHTICMIAVLAYLLYLASRSHPTTPRKMIIDTDAGGDDALAIMLALMYEAKTHDIEILAITTTYGNTYLKNVEQNVLKILTIANRSDIPVYGGAEKPLVNSYKSDNYFGFDGFGDFNFTKEITAKVQTKNASVLLADLVKQYPNEIILVSLAPLTNIALATLSEPCFLHLLKQHIIMGSNIEKDSDKLNQSDQIEFNFKQDPESNWIVLNNTNKPSTIVPINAIRANPITKEEYRYIYSRLDESIANFLYLAERLGLEKTETWEPSDGIAMAIALRPEIITESFETNLKPIVEGDRRGAVEIDYENAVHNAVLIENFNVTIFKNLLFEYLS, from the exons ATGGCTATAATTCATACTATATGTATGATCGCAGTACTGGCGTATCTACTTTATCTTGCCTCTag atcCCACCCTACTACGCCAAGAAAGATGATAATAGATACGGACGCTGGAGGAGATGATGCTTTAGCAATAATGTTAGCTCTCATGTATGAAGCAAAGACCCatgatattgaaattttagCTATAACTACCACGTACggtaatacatatttaaaaaacgtgGAGCAaaacgtattaaaaattttaacaattgcCAATAGAAGCGAT ATACCTGTCTATGGTGGAGCTGAAAAACCATTAGtaaattcatataaatctgaCAATTATTTTGGTTTTGACGGATTTggcgattttaattttaccaaGGAAATTACTGCAAAAGTGCAAACAAAAAACGCTTCTGTATTGCTTGCAGATTTAGTAAAGCAGTATCCAA atgaaataattttagtgAGCCTTGCGCCATTGACCAATATTGCATTGGCAACTTTATCAGAACCTTGTTTTTTACATCTTCTAAAGCAACATATTATAATGGGATCAAATATCGAGAAAGATtcagataaattaaatcaatcggatcagattgaatttaatttcaaacaaGATCCAGAAAGTAACTGGATTGTGTTAAATAATACCAACAAACCTAGCACCATAGTTCCAATAAACGCAATACGTGCTAATCCTATCACAAAG GAGGAGTACAGATACATTTATAGTCGACTTGACGAGTCTATAGCAAACTTTTTGTATCTAGCTGAAAGACTAGGTTTAGAAAAAACAGAAACATGGGAACCATCAGATGGCATTGCTATGGCAATTGCATTACGACCAGAAATAATAACGGAATCGTTCGAAACTAACTTGAAACCAATAGTGGAAGGTGATAGGAGAGGTGCAGTTGAGATCGATTACGAAAACGCTGTGCATAATGCCGTACTTATAGAGAATTTTAATGTGACCatcttcaaaaatttattattcgaatATCTTTCTTAA
- the LOC105280604 gene encoding uncharacterized protein LOC105280604, whose product MYIAEDQLRGDTQTVDTQSLSDSVIAINESIITRFPFSIYNKYNQNWRADPEMSRHYWAASFFLPIGSIFVLGMVVLLMVLFKRCPHTVAAIVAAILTIIIVLATVVSLNHEPVYT is encoded by the exons ATGTATATCGCAGAAGACCAGTTAAGAGGTGATACGCAAACAGTAGATACACAGAGTTTGTCTGATTCTGTAATTGCAATAAACGAAAGTATTATAACAAGATTTCCATTTTccatttacaataaatataatcaaaactGGCGTGCAG ATCCTGAAATGTCAAGACACTATTGGGCCGCATCTTTTTTCCTACCGATCGGATCTATTTTTGTTCTTGGAATGGTTGTTTTGTTAATG GTATTGTTCAAACGATGTCCACATACAGTAGCCGCGATTGTTGCTGCGATTCTTACTATCATTATCGTATTGGCAACTGTGGTATCACTCAATCATGAGCCAGTTTATACTTAA